A region of Flavobacterium album DNA encodes the following proteins:
- a CDS encoding HU family DNA-binding protein — MTKADIVAKISEKLGLEKGDVQATVESFMEEVKNSLETGDNVYLRGFGSFIIKTRAEKTGRNISKNTTIKIPAHNIPAFKPAKIFVDGVKTNTEAK; from the coding sequence ATGACGAAAGCAGACATCGTAGCGAAAATCTCCGAAAAACTAGGACTGGAAAAAGGAGATGTACAGGCAACAGTTGAGTCTTTTATGGAAGAAGTGAAAAATTCTCTTGAAACAGGTGACAACGTTTACCTAAGGGGTTTCGGAAGCTTCATTATCAAAACGCGTGCTGAAAAAACAGGCAGGAACATATCTAAGAATACTACTATCAAAATACCTGCACACAATATCCCTGCATTCAAACCTGCAAAAATATTTGTTGACGGTGTAAAAACAAACACAGAAGCTAAGTAA
- the mutY gene encoding A/G-specific adenine glycosylase yields the protein MEFSKSLIQWYLQNKRDLPWRKTIAPYRIWLSEIMLQQTRVAQGLPYFLKFTEAFPTVQDMAAAPEEQVLKLWQGLGYYSRARNLHATAKQVAFEMDGKFPDSYKGLLTLKGVGDYTAAAIASIAYGEPVPVVDGNVYRVLARYFGIETDISSSGAKKQFTEVAASLLPKDDAATFNQAMMEFGALQCVPKNPDCGVCIFNKDCVAFNTGRVNQLPVKLKKTKVTDRFFNYLIVKDAAGNTAVNKRTAKGIWHNLYEFPLIETEGELSVEEMKQMIIAYFKPPRHSGTGSPEEGKATQPDTGFVPADITLLNRERILHKLSHQHLSIRFWEIEADVALPDAISREEAMKYPFPIVIYNFMERYWALNANDLFSANRN from the coding sequence ATGGAATTTTCTAAGTCTTTAATTCAATGGTATTTACAGAATAAGCGCGATTTGCCCTGGCGTAAAACTATTGCACCTTACCGGATATGGCTCTCCGAGATCATGCTCCAGCAAACGCGCGTAGCGCAGGGTTTGCCGTATTTTTTGAAGTTTACCGAAGCGTTTCCGACCGTGCAGGATATGGCCGCCGCGCCCGAAGAGCAGGTGCTCAAGCTATGGCAGGGACTGGGCTACTACTCCCGCGCCCGCAACCTGCATGCCACGGCCAAACAGGTAGCTTTTGAGATGGATGGGAAGTTTCCCGATAGCTACAAGGGGCTCCTTACATTAAAAGGTGTGGGCGATTATACCGCCGCTGCCATTGCCTCCATTGCCTATGGTGAACCCGTGCCTGTGGTAGACGGAAATGTGTACCGTGTACTGGCGCGGTATTTCGGTATTGAAACCGATATCTCCTCATCCGGCGCTAAAAAGCAGTTTACGGAGGTTGCTGCGTCCCTGCTGCCTAAAGATGATGCTGCCACATTCAACCAGGCGATGATGGAATTCGGTGCGCTGCAATGCGTGCCAAAAAACCCAGACTGCGGCGTATGTATTTTTAATAAAGATTGTGTTGCCTTTAATACCGGCCGTGTGAACCAGCTTCCGGTAAAGCTAAAGAAGACAAAGGTGACCGACAGGTTTTTTAATTACCTTATTGTTAAGGACGCTGCCGGGAATACGGCCGTAAATAAACGGACAGCCAAAGGTATCTGGCATAATTTATATGAATTTCCGCTGATCGAGACGGAAGGGGAGCTTTCTGTTGAAGAGATGAAACAAATGATCATAGCATACTTTAAACCACCCCGCCATAGCGGGACAGGCTCTCCAGAGGAGGGGAAGGCCACTCAGCCGGATACTGGTTTTGTTCCTGCAGATATAACACTCCTTAATCGTGAGCGCATACTGCACAAGCTGTCGCATCAGCATCTCAGCATCCGGTTCTGGGAGATAGAGGCAGATGTTGCACTGCCTGACGCAATCAGTAGAGAAGAAGCCATGAAATATCCATTCCCGATAGTGATCTATAATTTCATGGAACGCTACTGGGCATTAAATGCAAACGACCTGTTTTCTGCTAACCGGAATTAA
- a CDS encoding single-stranded DNA-binding protein — MNGTLNKVLLIGHLGDDVKIHYFEGGNCIGRFPLATNEVYINKQTNEKITSTEWHNLVVRNKAAEICEKYLSKGDKIYVEGRIKSRQWQAEDGTTKYTTEIQVTEFTFLNTKKELDHNRQHFSAVAEPAKPNYDIQNVPAPDTDLPF, encoded by the coding sequence ATGAACGGTACACTGAATAAAGTCCTGCTTATAGGGCATTTGGGCGACGATGTAAAGATACACTACTTCGAAGGGGGCAACTGCATTGGGCGCTTCCCGCTGGCTACCAACGAAGTTTACATCAACAAGCAGACGAACGAGAAGATTACTTCGACGGAATGGCATAACCTTGTGGTACGCAACAAGGCTGCCGAGATATGCGAAAAATACCTTAGCAAAGGCGATAAGATTTATGTGGAAGGCCGCATCAAATCACGCCAGTGGCAGGCTGAGGACGGTACAACAAAATATACCACTGAGATACAGGTGACGGAATTTACCTTCCTGAACACCAAGAAAGAACTGGACCACAACAGGCAGCATTTTTCGGCAGTGGCCGAGCCTGCAAAACCGAATTATGATATACAGAACGTGCCGGCGCCGGATACCGACCTGCCGTTTTGA
- the gldE gene encoding gliding motility-associated protein GldE, producing the protein MDPDPSSFTTIDYNLVIGFTGIAILLLCSAFISGTEVALFSLTPQDIEKINQKSPGKGSMIASLLEKPKKLLATITITNTFINIAIVILFFRLNAFSAIHIPWLRFTAEVSLITLLILLFGEVLPKIYAVRNNKRFSKKAALPLVALSRVLSPLSVPMREVTVRLQKRFGEQKAGLSVDRLSQALELTDYGDATIEEQKILEGIVTFGNTEVTQVMTPRIDLFALDIGASFGEILPKIIDMGFSRIPVFKDNIDSIEGVLFTKDLLPHIDNEGFEWQSIIREPFFVPENKKLDNLLKEFQGMKNHLAIVVDEYGGTSGVISLEDILEEIVGDISDEFDDEDIIYSKIDDRNYLFDGKINLKDFYRITDIEEDDFEAAKGEAETLAGFLLERWGNFPKKGQKITFKGNIFTVESVDRRRIKQIKVTLK; encoded by the coding sequence TTGGACCCCGACCCCTCGAGTTTCACAACGATAGATTATAACCTTGTCATAGGATTTACAGGGATTGCTATCCTGCTGCTGTGTTCTGCATTTATCTCGGGTACCGAGGTAGCCCTGTTCTCGCTTACCCCGCAGGATATTGAAAAAATAAACCAGAAAAGCCCCGGGAAAGGCAGTATGATCGCTTCGCTGCTCGAAAAGCCCAAGAAGCTGCTGGCCACTATTACAATTACCAATACATTCATCAACATTGCCATCGTTATCCTGTTCTTCAGGCTAAATGCGTTCTCGGCAATACACATCCCATGGCTGCGCTTTACAGCAGAGGTATCGCTAATCACGCTGCTTATCCTGCTTTTTGGCGAGGTGCTTCCTAAGATATATGCCGTGCGCAATAACAAGCGCTTTTCGAAAAAAGCCGCCCTTCCGCTCGTGGCATTAAGCAGGGTGCTTTCGCCTTTAAGCGTCCCAATGCGGGAAGTCACCGTCAGGCTGCAGAAACGCTTTGGCGAACAGAAAGCCGGGCTCTCGGTAGACAGGCTTTCGCAGGCGCTCGAGCTTACCGACTATGGCGATGCTACCATAGAAGAACAAAAGATACTCGAAGGCATCGTGACCTTTGGCAATACCGAAGTAACGCAGGTCATGACACCGCGCATCGACCTTTTTGCACTGGATATAGGAGCTTCTTTTGGTGAAATACTTCCAAAAATAATAGATATGGGCTTTTCCCGCATTCCGGTATTTAAAGACAATATTGACAGTATAGAGGGCGTTCTGTTTACTAAAGACCTGCTGCCGCATATAGACAACGAAGGTTTTGAATGGCAGTCCATCATCCGGGAGCCGTTCTTTGTGCCCGAAAACAAAAAGCTGGACAACCTGCTCAAGGAATTCCAGGGCATGAAAAACCACCTGGCCATCGTGGTCGACGAGTACGGTGGCACATCGGGTGTTATATCGCTGGAAGATATCCTGGAAGAGATCGTAGGGGACATCAGCGATGAGTTTGACGATGAGGACATCATTTACTCAAAAATAGACGACCGGAATTACCTCTTCGACGGAAAGATAAACCTGAAGGATTTTTACAGGATAACCGATATTGAGGAAGACGATTTTGAAGCTGCCAAAGGAGAAGCCGAAACGCTTGCCGGGTTCCTGTTGGAGCGATGGGGGAATTTTCCGAAAAAAGGGCAGAAAATTACCTTTAAGGGTAATATCTTTACCGTCGAATCGGTAGACAGGAGAAGGATAAAACAAATCAAGGTTACGCTTAAATGA
- the gldD gene encoding gliding motility lipoprotein GldD, whose translation MKSIKKVIAAGMLSAIAVLAISCKEDTVPKPQAYLRLEYPMGKYIPYDGDCPYTFGYNSLARIKDKGNCNLTIEYPKMKATLYLTYKTVEGNNLEALLRDAQKLTYEHVIKADAIQEQPYLNPEKKVYGMFYQVGGDAATNAQFYVTDSTRHFLTGSMYFYAKPNFDSIMPAASYIKDDMRNIMETLKWK comes from the coding sequence ATGAAAAGTATAAAAAAAGTTATCGCTGCCGGAATGCTGTCCGCGATCGCAGTTTTAGCCATAAGCTGTAAAGAAGACACTGTGCCAAAGCCCCAGGCTTACCTGAGGCTGGAATACCCTATGGGCAAATACATCCCTTATGATGGGGACTGCCCGTACACCTTCGGCTACAATTCGCTGGCGCGTATCAAGGACAAGGGAAATTGCAACCTGACCATCGAATACCCTAAAATGAAGGCGACTTTATACCTTACTTATAAAACGGTAGAAGGCAACAACCTTGAGGCACTTTTACGCGATGCCCAGAAGCTGACCTATGAGCACGTGATAAAAGCCGATGCTATACAGGAACAGCCTTACCTGAACCCTGAAAAGAAAGTCTACGGGATGTTTTACCAGGTAGGAGGGGATGCTGCTACCAATGCCCAGTTCTATGTAACCGACAGCACGCGCCATTTTCTTACCGGCTCCATGTATTTTTATGCCAAACCAAACTTCGATTCCATAATGCCGGCTGCAAGCTACATCAAGGACGATATGCGCAATATCATGGAAACCCTAAAGTGGAAGTAG
- a CDS encoding heavy-metal-associated domain-containing protein yields MKFAKTLSLIALSAVLFVSCKDASKDGNVEGTEKDSTAADSTMSKETAANLETTSFKIDGMTCPEGCAKTIEKKLAGLDGVENAKVDFEKKTATVSFDAAKQTPEKLVETVEKIADGAYKVSDVKSSGDKAFYSVQQEKEKKKDTKKDKKAKGKTAKEGCGEKKGGCCSGGGKASCGHDKAGSM; encoded by the coding sequence ATGAAATTCGCAAAGACATTATCCCTTATCGCATTATCGGCTGTACTGTTCGTAAGCTGCAAGGACGCTTCTAAAGACGGCAACGTTGAAGGCACTGAAAAAGACAGCACGGCTGCTGACAGCACCATGAGCAAAGAAACGGCCGCCAATCTTGAGACTACCAGCTTTAAGATAGACGGCATGACATGCCCTGAAGGATGTGCCAAAACTATTGAGAAGAAACTGGCCGGCCTTGACGGTGTTGAGAATGCAAAAGTAGATTTCGAAAAGAAAACGGCTACCGTATCGTTCGATGCTGCAAAGCAAACCCCTGAAAAGCTTGTTGAAACTGTTGAGAAAATCGCGGATGGCGCTTATAAAGTATCTGATGTGAAGTCTTCGGGTGATAAGGCTTTCTACTCTGTACAGCAGGAAAAAGAGAAAAAGAAAGACACTAAGAAGGATAAAAAAGCCAAAGGCAAAACAGCTAAAGAGGGCTGTGGCGAGAAAAAAGGCGGATGCTGCTCAGGTGGCGGAAAAGCTTCTTGCGGGCATGATAAAGCCGGAAGCATGTAA
- a CDS encoding M16 family metallopeptidase, translated as MKKVIYLLAGVFLSISATQAQVIPMPKPGPSPTINVGKPETFTLKNGLKVLVVENHKLPRVSYSLTMDNAPYAEGAKKGVSDMTAALMGSGTKKMSKDAFNEEVDFLGANIGFGSQSAYGSGLSKYSSRILELMADGALNPVFTQEEFDKQKAQILEGLKADEKSVPSVAARVNNVLVYGKNHPNGEYLSEETLNNVTLADVKNNYATYFVPGKAYLVVTGDVKLKDVKKQVEKLFGGWAGGTAPTESYSDPKDVQFSQINFVDMPNAVQSEISVINVSHLKMTDKEYFATLLANQILGGGGEGRLFLNLREAHGWTYGAYSSIGGDKYVGDFSSSTSVRNTVTDSAVVEIFNELKKMRNDLVSEEDLKNAKAKYIGSFVMNMEKPGTIARYALLTQTQGLPADFFENYIKNINAVTAEDIRNAAKKYFLADNARVVVVGKAADVLPGLEKSGMPIFYFDKFGKPTEKPTVNKPVPAGVTAKTVLDNYIKAVGGEKALKAVKTVMTKSTASAQGMSVVFTSKVSSDKKQAVEISVAGMGSMFKQVVGETSGYSVQQGQKMPMEPADFKESKETAVPFEELTMATAPGVSLTSIEAINGKDAYVVKKGTDAYYYDVATGLKIAESHEQEGPDGQKVPMFTYYDDYKEVKGVKLPHKINMNIGIELNLTVTEAKINEGVTAADFQ; from the coding sequence ATGAAAAAAGTAATATATCTATTAGCCGGCGTGTTCTTATCTATTTCCGCTACGCAGGCACAAGTAATACCAATGCCAAAGCCGGGGCCTTCGCCTACTATAAACGTTGGCAAGCCTGAAACATTCACCCTAAAGAACGGGCTTAAAGTACTGGTTGTTGAAAACCACAAGCTGCCACGCGTGTCATACAGCCTTACTATGGACAACGCCCCTTATGCCGAAGGCGCTAAAAAAGGCGTTAGCGATATGACTGCAGCCCTTATGGGAAGCGGCACCAAAAAAATGTCGAAAGACGCTTTTAACGAAGAGGTTGACTTTTTAGGAGCCAATATCGGCTTCGGCTCGCAATCGGCTTACGGAAGCGGATTGTCAAAATATTCTTCAAGGATACTGGAACTAATGGCCGATGGCGCCCTTAACCCGGTTTTCACACAGGAAGAATTCGACAAACAGAAAGCACAGATCCTTGAAGGGCTGAAAGCTGATGAGAAAAGTGTACCTTCTGTAGCAGCAAGGGTAAACAATGTTCTTGTATACGGCAAAAACCACCCTAACGGCGAATACCTTAGCGAAGAGACCCTTAACAATGTAACGCTTGCCGATGTTAAGAATAACTATGCTACTTATTTCGTACCGGGCAAGGCTTATCTTGTTGTAACAGGTGACGTAAAACTAAAAGACGTTAAAAAACAGGTTGAGAAGCTTTTCGGAGGATGGGCCGGAGGTACTGCCCCTACAGAGAGCTACAGCGACCCTAAAGATGTACAGTTCTCACAAATCAACTTTGTTGATATGCCGAACGCAGTACAATCTGAGATATCGGTAATCAATGTGAGCCACCTTAAAATGACCGACAAAGAATACTTTGCAACGCTTCTTGCCAACCAGATCCTTGGCGGCGGCGGTGAAGGAAGGCTTTTCCTTAACCTTCGTGAGGCGCACGGCTGGACATACGGCGCGTATTCTTCTATTGGCGGCGACAAATATGTAGGCGATTTCTCTTCTTCAACTTCTGTAAGGAACACCGTTACCGACAGTGCTGTTGTAGAGATATTCAACGAGCTTAAAAAAATGAGGAACGACCTTGTTAGCGAGGAAGACCTTAAGAATGCCAAAGCAAAATATATCGGAAGCTTCGTAATGAACATGGAAAAACCGGGCACTATTGCGCGTTATGCATTGCTTACGCAGACCCAGGGGCTTCCTGCCGATTTCTTTGAAAACTACATCAAGAATATCAACGCTGTAACTGCTGAAGACATCAGGAACGCAGCTAAAAAATATTTCCTTGCAGACAATGCGAGGGTAGTAGTTGTAGGTAAAGCGGCCGACGTATTGCCGGGCCTTGAGAAGAGCGGCATGCCGATCTTCTACTTCGACAAATTCGGTAAGCCGACAGAAAAACCAACTGTAAATAAGCCGGTACCTGCTGGTGTTACTGCTAAGACAGTTCTTGATAACTACATAAAAGCAGTAGGCGGCGAGAAAGCGCTTAAAGCTGTTAAAACAGTTATGACAAAATCTACCGCATCTGCACAAGGCATGTCGGTTGTATTTACGAGCAAAGTATCTTCTGATAAGAAACAGGCGGTAGAGATCAGCGTTGCAGGTATGGGCTCAATGTTCAAACAGGTAGTTGGCGAAACTAGCGGCTACTCTGTGCAGCAGGGTCAAAAAATGCCAATGGAGCCAGCTGATTTTAAAGAATCGAAAGAAACTGCGGTACCATTTGAGGAACTTACGATGGCAACTGCTCCGGGAGTAAGCCTTACTTCTATAGAGGCTATTAATGGTAAAGATGCGTACGTAGTTAAAAAAGGTACAGACGCTTACTATTATGACGTAGCTACAGGGTTAAAGATAGCTGAATCCCATGAGCAGGAAGGTCCTGATGGACAAAAAGTCCCAATGTTCACTTATTATGATGATTACAAAGAAGTTAAAGGAGTTAAACTTCCGCACAAGATCAATATGAATATCGGCATTGAGCTTAACCTTACAGTAACTGAGGCAAAAATCAACGAAGGCGTAACAGCTGCTGACTTCCAATAA